Proteins encoded in a region of the Prunus persica cultivar Lovell chromosome G4, Prunus_persica_NCBIv2, whole genome shotgun sequence genome:
- the LOC18779251 gene encoding putative pentatricopeptide repeat-containing protein At3g13770, mitochondrial: MLSKLPANVPSHLSLRFLKICCNSGDLQRARHLFDQIPHPDLRAWTVLISGHTRHGFPKESIKLYTSLRGRHIVPDNLLLLSVAKACASLGDLRDAKELHDEAIRFGFHSDIALGNAMVDMFGKCKYVDGARQVFDDMPAKDVVSWTSLCSCYVNCGLPREGLVAFREMGLNGVRPNAVTVSSILPACSELKDVNLGREIHGFVVKHAMEENVFVSSALVNIYASCLSIKQAQMVFDMMPQRDVVSWNVLLTAYFSNRDCEKGIALFCRMRREGVKLDGASWNAVIGGCLNNGQTEQALKMLGQMQESGFKPNQITITSLLPACKDLESLRAGKEVHSYIFRNCLMEDLATTTALVFMYAKCGELELSRRVFDMMPRRDTVAWNTMIIANSMHGNGEEALLLFRKMLDSRVKPNSVTFTGVLCGCSHSRLVDEGIMVFDSMRRDHSVEPDADHYSCMVDVLSRAGHLEEAYQFIQRMPMEPTPGAWGALLGACRVHKNVDLAKIAANRLFEIEPDNPGNYVLLSNILVTAKRWEEASETRKLMRDRGVTKTPGCSWVQLRNRVYSFVAGDRSNERSEEMYKFLVEMGEKMRLAGYVPNTDFVLQDVDQEEKVGILCNHSEKLAVAFGILNLNGESTIRVFKNLRICGDCHNAIKFMGKIVGVQIIVRDSLRFHHFKDGDCSCRDFW; this comes from the coding sequence ATGCTTTCTAAACTACCCGCCAACGTCCCATCTCACCTGAGCCTTCGGTTCTTGAAAATTTGCTGCAATTCCGGCGATTTACAACGTGCCCGTCACTTGTTCGACCAAATTCCCCATCCAGACCTCCGTGCATGGACCGTGCTAATTTCAGGCCACACGCGACATGGGTTTCCAAAGGAATCTATAAAGCTTTACACTTCATTGAGAGGTCGGCACATTGTTCCCgataatcttcttcttctctcggTTGCTAAGGCCTGCGCGTCTTTGGGTGATCTCAGAGATGCTAAAGAACTTCATGATGAAGCAATTCGATTTGGGTTTCATTCAGATATCGCTTTGGGTAATGCCATGGTTGATATGTTTGGAAAATGTAAATATGTTGATGGGGCAAGGCAGGTTTTTGATGACATGCCGGCCAAAGATGTGGTTTCATGGACGTCTTTGTGTTCTTGTTATGTAAACTGTGGGCTGCCTAGAGAAGGTTTGGTGGCTTTTAGGGAGATGGGTTTGAATGGAGTGAGACCCAATGCGGTGACTGTGTCTTCAATCCTGCCTGCTTGCTCAGAATTGAAAGATGTGAATTTGGGCAGAGAGATTCATGGGTTTGTGGTCAAACATGCAATGGAAGAGAATGTATTTGTTAGCAGCGCACTTGTCAACATCTATGCTAGTTGTCTGAGCATTAAACAAGCTCAAATGGTGTTTGATATGATGCCTCAACGAGATGTTGTGTCCTGGAATGTACTTCTAACAGCGTATTTCTCGAATAGAGATTGTGAAAAGGGTATAGCTCTGTTTTGTAGGATGAGAAGGGAAGGCGTTAAATTGGATGGTGCTTCTTGGAATGCTGTTATTGGTGGGTGCCTGAATAATGGGCAAACTGAACAGGCACTGAAAATGCTTGGACAAATGCAAGAATCAGGATTTAAGCCCAATCAGATAACAATTACTAGCTTGTTACCAGCTTGCAAAGATTTGGAGAGCTTGAGAGCAGGCAAAGAGGTTCATAGTTACATCTTTAGAAATTGTTTGATGGAGGACTTGGCAACCACAACAGCTCTAGTTTTCATGTATGCAAAATGTGGTGAGTTGGAACTTTCGAGGAGGGTCTTTGATATGATGCCAAGAAGGGATACAGTTGCTTGGAATACAATGATCATTGCAAACTCGATGCATGGGAATGGAGAAGAAGCCTTGCTGCTGTTCAGAAAAATGTTAGACTCCAGGGTGAAGCCAAACTCTGTTACTTTTACTGGTGTTTTGTGTGGTTGTAGCCATTCGCGGCTAGTTGACGAAGGCATCATGGTTTTTGATTCAATGAGGAGGGATCACTCAGTAGAACCCGATGCAGATCATTATTCCTGCATGGTTGATGTACTTAGCCGTGCCGGTCACCTAGAAGAGGCATATCAGTTCATACAGAGAATGCCAATGGAACCTACACCTGGTGCTTGGGGAGCATTGCTTGGTGCCTGTAGAGTGCATAAAAATGTGGACTTAGCAAAAATTGCAGCAAACAGGCTGTTTGAGATTGAACCCGATAACCCTGGTAACTATGTATTATTGTCCAACATTTTAGTTACTGCCAAAAGATGGGAAGAAGCTTCAGAAACTAGGAAGTTGATGAGAGACAGAGGAGTGACAAAAACACCAGGTTGTTCTTGGGTTCAGCTGAGAAATAGAGTCTACTCTTTTGTTGCTGGTGACAGGAGCAATGAACGTAGTGAGGAGATGTACAAGTTTTTGGTTGAGATGGGTGAGAAGATGAGATTGGCAGGGTATGTGCCCAACACAGATTTTGTTCTGCAAGATGTGGATCAAGAGGAGAAAGTGGGGATCCTTTGCAACCACAGTGAGAAGCTTGCTGTTGCTTTTGGGATACTCAATTTGAATGGTGAATCAACAATTCGGGTATTTAAGAACTTGAGGATATGTGGGGACTGCCATAATGCCATCAAGTTTATGGGCAAGATTGTTGGTGTGCAGATTATAGTCCGAGATTCGTTGAGGTTTCACCATTTCAAAGATGGAGATTGTTCTTGCAGAGATTTTTGGTGA
- the LOC18781335 gene encoding LOW QUALITY PROTEIN: uncharacterized protein LOC18781335 (The sequence of the model RefSeq protein was modified relative to this genomic sequence to represent the inferred CDS: substituted 1 base at 1 genomic stop codon) yields the protein MQALRSIFVFYFLFPFLRISTPTTLDTITPNRYIRDGESLVSAGGGFELGFFSPGTSKGRYLGIWYTVDTETVVWVANRETPLGDTSGVLTVTDRGVLVLLNSTNSIVWSSNSSTTAGNPVSQLLDSGNLVVKDGNETNPVNLLWQSFDYPCDTLLPEMKLGWDLVTGLERYISSWRSRDDPAPGEFSLRIDHRGFPQAVVLKGAKRVASAGSWNGLHFTAYSYPPQTRANPTLEYEFVLNKDEIYYEYRLSKRSTFSRYILNPSGIAQRLTWVHQTHSWELSSTFQAERCQNYALCGAYASCKMNVSPLCACLKGFVPKSPKDWNSGYWSDGCVRKIPLACSSGDGFLKYTGVKLPDTSSTWFDKSKSLKECKGLCLNNCSCTAYANLDIREGGTGCLLWFGKLIEITEFTSGGGQDLYIRMAASELDQIEKKSKFNKKKLPGILLISSTLFLLGTLIIGLILYRRKKKLRSQGVRSMDCRKDCLGEDMGLPLLNLTTVANATNEFSSSNKLGEGGFGPVYKGTLIEGKEIAVKRLSKDSRQGLREFKNEVMLIARLQHRNLVKLLGCCIQEDEKILIYEFMTNRSLDFFIFDHEGQKLLDWATCFHIIGGIARGLLYLHQDSRLRIIHRDLKASNILLDNNMNPKISDFGLAKTFGSDQSRGNTKRVVGTYGYMSPEYAVDGIFSMKSDVFSFGVILLEMLSRQKNRGFSNPDHHLNLLGHAWILWIEDKALELIDKTLRDSCTISEVLRCLHVALLCVQRVPEDRPSMSSVVLMLSSDVTLPPPKQPGFYTERSVPESPLSACRCSANTSITIIEAREKLPTTSSFFSTFDSMSFHLFHLLCLIYVLIFLGIKIFSLRISMQAMKSLFVCSFLFSFLSISASTPDTITPSRSMRDGETLVSAGGSFQLGFFSPGTSKGRYLGIWXSVHTETVVWVANRETPLGDSSGVLKVTEQGLLVLLNSTNRIIWSSNSSTTAGNPVSQLLDSGNLVVKDGNETNPVNLLWQSFDYPCDTLLPEMKLGWDLVTGLERYVSSCRSRDDPAPGEFSLRMDRRGFPQVDIMKGAKIVASAGSWNGLYFTAYPRPPQTRANPTSENEFVLNKDEIYYKYRLLKRSMFSRDILNPSGIAQRYTWVHQTRSWELSSALEADRCENYALCGAYTSCDVNVSPLCACLKGFVPKSPKDWNSGYWSDGCVRKIPLACSYGDGFLKYTGVKLPETSSSWFDKSMSLKECEGLCLENCSCTAYANLDIREGGTGCLLWFGNLTDIRQFTSGGSQDLYVRMAASELDYIERKSKFIKKKLPGILISSAVLLGGTLLIGLLLYIRKKKLRNQGVRSIDCTKDYLGEDREDVELPLFDLRTVAKATNDFSSSNKLGEGGFGPVYKGTLIGGKEIAVKRLSKNSGQGMIEFKNEVILIARLQHRNLVKLLGCCVQEEEKILIYEFMPNKSLDFFIFDQQGQKLLDWPTCFHIIGGIARGLLYLHQDSRLRIIHRDLKASNILLDNSMNPKISDFGLAKTFGSDQSRGNTNRVVGTYGYMSPEYAVDGIFSMKSDVFSFGVILLEMLSRKKNRGFSHPDHHLNLLGHAWILWIEDKASELTDKTLHDSCTISEVLRCLHVALLCVQRVPEDRPSMSSVVLMLSSDVTLPPPNQPGFYTERSVSGSPLRTHPCSANNSISIIEAR from the exons ATGCAAGCCTTGAGAAGCATTTTTGTGTTCTACTTCTTATTTCCCTTCTTAAGAATCTCCACTCCAACAACACTAGACACAATTACTCCAAATCGATATATTAGAGACGGTGAAAGTCTAGTTTCAGCTGGTGGAGGCTTCGAACTGGGATTCTTTAGCCCTGGTACATCAAAGGGCCGATACTTGGGAATATGGTACACTGTTGATACTGAGACAGTTGTATGGGTAGCCAACAGAGAAACACCACTTGGCGATACTTCTGGAGTTTTGACTGTCACTGACCGAGGAGTTCTAGTCCTTCTCAATAGCACAAACAGCATTGTATGGTCATCAAATTCATCAACAACTGCAGGGAATCCAGTATCACAACTCTTGGATTCAGGAAATCTTGTTGTGAAAGATGGAAATGAAACCAACCCTGTTAACTTGTTGTGGCAGAGTTTTGATTATCCTTGTGACACATTACTACCAGAAATGAAGCTTGGTTGGGACTTAGTTACTGGTTTAGAGAGGTACATCTCGTCTTGGAGGAGCAGAGACGATCCTGCTCCAGGAGAGTTTTCATTACGGATAGATCATCGTGGTTTCCCACAAGCTGTTGTTCTGAAAGGAGCTAAGAGAGTGGCTTCAGCAGGCTCATGGAACGGCCTTCATTTTACAGCATATTCATATCCTCCACAAACACGAGCAAACCCAACATTGGAGTATGAATTTGTGTTGAACAAGGATGAGATCTATTATGAGTACAGGCTCTCAAAGAGGTCCACGTTCTCAAGATATATATTGAATCCATCAGGCATTGCGCAGCGATTAACATGGGTGCACCAAACACATAGTTGGGAACTTTCCTCTACATTTCAAGCAGAGCGGTGTCAAAATTATGCTTTGTGTGGTGCATATGCTAGTTGCAAAATGAATGTCTCTCCCTTATGTGCATGCTTGAAGGGATTTGTACCAAAATCTCCAAAAGATTGGAATTCGGGATATTGGTCTGATGGGTGTGTTCGAAAGATTCCATTGGCTTGCAGCTCGGGAGATGGCTTCCTAAAGTACACTGGGGTTAAATTGCCAGACACATCTTCCACATGGTTTGATAAAAGCAAGAGCCTCAAGGAATGCAAGGGATTATGTTTGAACAACTGCTCATGTACGGCATATGCAAATTTAGATATCAGGGAGGGAGGAACTGGCTGCTTGCTTTGGTTTGGCAAGCTCATTGAAATAACGGAATTCACTTCCGGTGGTGGTCAAGACCTCTATATACGGATGGCAGCTTCAGAACTTG ATCAAATTGAGAAAAAGAGCAAGTTCAACAAGAAAAAGCTACCTGGAATTCTTCTCATCAGCTCtacactttttcttttgggaacTTTAATAATTGGCTTGATATTGTATAGACGGAAGAAGAAACTCAGAAGTCAAG GAGTCAGAAGCATGGATTGCAGAAAAGATTGCCTTGGAGAAGACATGGGATTACCACTATTAAACTTGACCACCGTAGCTAATGCCACTAATGAGTTTTCAAGCAGTAACAAGCTGGGAGAAGGTGGTTTTGGACCTGTGTACAAG GGTACGTTGATAGAAGGGAAAGAAATTGCAGTGAAAAGGCTTTCAAAGGATTCCAGACAAGGACTGAGGGAGTTCAAAAATGAAGTTATGCTGATAGCCAGACTTCAACATCGCAATCTTGTAAAGCTTTTGGGTTGTTGCAttcaagaagatgaaaaaattTTGATATATGAATTCATGACCAACAGAAGCTTggacttctttatttttg ATCACGAGGGACAAAAGTTGCTCGACTGGGCTACATGCTTCCACATTATTGGTGGAATTGCTAGAGGGCTTCTTTATCTTCACCAAGACTCTAGATTGAGAATTATCCATAGAGATTTGAAAGCTAGCAATATCCTGCTTGATAATAATATGAATCCTAAGATTTCAGACTTCGGCCTCGCTAAAACATTTGGTAGTGATCAAAGTCGGGGTAATACAAAAAGAGTGGTTGGAACGTA TGGTTACATGTCTCCCGAATATGCAGTAGATGGAATTTTCTCGATGAAATCTGATGTCTTTAGCTTTGGAGTAATACTGCTAGAGATGTTGAGTAGGCAAAAGAACAGGGGATTTTCTAACCCAGATCACCACCTTAACCTTCTTGGACAT GCATGGATACTATGGATTGAAGATAAAGCATTGGAACTGATTGATAAGACATTACGTGATTCGTGCACCATATCTGAAGTGTTAAGGTGTCTTCATGTGGCGCTGTTATGTGTGCAAAGAGTACCTGAAGATAGACCAAGCATGTCATCTGTGGTTCTAATGTTGAGCAGTGATGTTACCTTGCCTCCACCAAAGCAGCCTGGTTTTTACACCGAGCGAAGTGTCCCTGAATCCCCCTTAAGTGCATGCCGGTGTTCAGCGAATACTTCCATTACAATAATAGAGGCTCG GGAGAAGCTTCCTACTACATCTTCGTTTTTCAGTACTTTTGATTCCATGTCATTCCAC CTCTTCCATCTTCTCTGCCTAATTTATGTgctaatttttttgggtatcaAAATATTTAGTCTCAGAATATCAATGCAAGCCATGAAAAGCCTTTTTGTGTGCTCCTTCTTGTTCTCTTTCCTAAGTATCTCAGCTTCCACACCAGACACAATCACTCCAAGTCGATCTATGAGAGACGGTGAAACTCTAGTTTCAGCAGGTGGAAGCTTTCAACTGGGATTCTTTAGCCCTGGTACATCAAAAGGTCGATACTTAGGAATATGGTAATCTGTTCATACTGAGACAGTTGTATGGGTAGCCAACAGAGAAACACCACTTGGCGATTCTTCAGGAGTTTTGAAGGTCACTGAGCAAGGACTTCTAGTCCTTCTCAATAGCACAAACAGGATTATATGGTCATCAAATTCATCAACAACTGCAGGGAATCCAGTATCACAACTCTTGGATTCAGGAAATCTTGTTGTGAAAGATGGAAATGAAACCAACCCTGTTAACTTGTTGTGGCAGAGTTTTGATTATCCTTGTGACACATTACTACCAGAAATGAAGCTTGGTTGGGACTTAGTTACTGGTTTAGAGAGGTACGTCTCGTCTTGTAGGAGCAGAGACGATCCTGCTCCAGGAGAGTTTTCATTACGGATGGATCGTCGTGGTTTCCCACAAGTTGATATTATGAAAGGAGCTAAGATAGTGGCTTCAGCAGGCTCATGGAACGGCCTTTATTTTACAGCATATCCACGTCCTCCACAAACACGAGCAAACCCAACATCGGAGAATGAATTTGTGTTGAACAAGGATGAGATCTATTATAAGTACAGGCTCTTAAAGAGGTCCATGTTCTCAAGAGATATATTGAATCCATCAGGCATTGCGCAGCGATATACATGGGTGCACCAAACACGTAGTTGGGAACTTTCCTCTGCATTGGAAGCAGATCGGTGTGAAAATTATGCCTTGTGTGGTGCATATACTAGTTGCGATGTCAATGTCTCTCCCTTGTGTGCATGCTTGAAGGGCTTTGTACCAAAATCTCCAAAAGATTGGAATTCGGGATATTGGTCTGACGGGTGTGTTCGAAAGATTCCATTGGCTTGCAGCTACGGAGATGGCTTCCTAAAGTACACTGGGGTTAAATTGCCAGAGACATCTTCCTCATGGTTTGATAAGAGCATGAGCCTCAAGGAATGTGAGGGATTATGTTTGGAAAATTGCTCATGTACGGCATATGCAAATTTAGATATCAGGGAGGGAGGAACTGGCTGTTTGCTTTGGTTTGGTAACCTCACTGACATAAGACAATTCACTTCCGGTGGTAGTCAAGACCTCTATGTACGGATGGCAGCTTCAGAACTTG ATTATATTGAGCGAAAGAGTAAGTTCATCAAGAAAAAGCTCCCTGGAATTCTCATCAGCTCTGCAGTTTTGCTTGGGGGAACGTTACTAATTGGATTGTTATTGTATATACGGAAGAAGAAACTCAGAAATCAAG GAGTTAGAAGCATAGATTGCACAAAAGATTACCTTGGAGAAGACAGGGAAGACGTGGAGTTACCGCTATTTGATTTGAGAACCGTAGCTAAAGCCACCAATGACTTTTCAAGCAGCAACAAGCTGGGAGAAGGTGGTTTTGGACCTGTGTACAAG GGTACATTGATCGGAGGGAAAGAAATTGCAGTAAAAAGGCTTTCGAAGAATTCCGGGCAAGGAATGATAGAGTTCAAAAATGAAGTTATACTGATAGCAAGACTTCAACATCGCAATCTTGTAAAGCTCTTGGGTTGTTGCGttcaagaagaggaaaaaatcTTGATATATGAATTCATGCCCAACAAAAGCTTggacttctttatttttg ATCAACAAGGACAAAAATTGCTCGACTGGCCTACGTGCTTTCACATCATTGGTGGAATTGCTAGAGGGCTTCTTTATCTTCACCAGGACTCTAGATTAAGGATTATCCATAGAGATTTGAAAGCTAGCAATATCCTGCTTGATAATAGTATGAACCCTAAGATTTCAGACTTCGGCCTCGCTAAAACATTTGGAAGTGATCAAAGTCGGGGTAATACAAATAGAGTAGTTGGAACATA TGGTTACATGTCTCCCGAATATGCAGTAGATGGAATTTTCTCGATGAAATCTGATGTGTTTAGCTTTGGAGTTATACTGCTGGAGATGTTGAGTAGGAAGAAGAATAGGGGATTTTCTCATCCAGATCACCACCTTAACCTTCTTGGACAT gCATGGATACTATGGATTGAAGATAAAGCTTCGGAACTGACTGATAAGACATTACATGATTCGTGCACCATATCAGAAGTGTTAAGGTGTCTTCATGTGGCGCTGTTATGTGTGCAAAGAGTTCCTGAAGATAGACCAAGCATGTCATCTGTGGTTCTAATGTTGAGCAGTGATGTTACCTTGCCTCCACCGAATCAGCCTGGTTTTTACACTGAACGAAGTGTCTCTGGATCACCATTAAGGACACACCCGTGTTCAGCGAATAATTCCATTTCAATAATAGAGGCTCGGTAG
- the LOC18780283 gene encoding uncharacterized protein LOC18780283 has protein sequence MESKETQFESSSEEKSVSVHETENQSENESQRLQSEALAKALSSMLTTVIKEFDSKAQQTSTSQDHLSQSLDRLTRELDKLLEDAPLPFIMQHAAKISVVRKRVSSLNSVLKSVQRRLDNIDRMLSVGVSHQHQQQQQHDKATTEHSGLQ, from the exons ATGGAAAGCAAGGAAACCCAGTTCGAGTCATCTTCAGAGGAGAAGAGTGTGAGTGTGCACGAGACAGAGAATCAGAGTGAGAACGAAAGCCAGAGATTGCAATCGGAGGCTCTGGCAAAAGCACTATCTTCGATGCTCACGACCGTCATTAAAGAGTTCGATTCAAAAGCTCAGCAAACCTCCACAAGCCAAGACCACCTCTCTCAATCGCTCGATCGCCTTACCCGCG AACTTGATAAGTTGCTAGAAGATGCGCCGCTGCCGTTCATAATGCAGCACGCGGCCAAGATTTCTGTCGTTCGAAAGAGAGTTTCGTCGTTGAATTCGGTTTTGAAGTCAGTACAGCGCCGTCTTGACAATATAGACCGCATGCTGTCTGTTGGCGTATCACACCAACatcaacagcaacaacaacatg ATAAGGCAACCACAGAACATTCAGGGCTACAGTAA
- the LOC18780353 gene encoding pentatricopeptide repeat-containing protein At1g79080, chloroplastic, with the protein MAVLVNSVYPIAHPSPESTRNSCRFFSHIRNLQPLSLSKGFSRVLATTQITISPKDTVFTLPNWRAAKNNRRSREVRLIDAFLHLESMVGKGQKPDVAQATQLLYDLCKANKMRKAVRVIEMMVSAGIIPDAASYTFLVNYLCKRGNIGYAMQLVEKMEEYGYPTNTITYNSLVRGLCVRGNLNQSLQLLDRLIQKGLVPNVYTYSFLLEAAYKERGVNEAMKLLQEIIAKGGKPNLVSYNVLLTGLCKEGRTDEALRFFRNLPSMGFDPNVVSYNIVLRSLCYDGRWEEANELLSEMEGEDRSPSIVTYNILIGSLALHGRTEHALEVLDEMVRGRFKPTAASYNPIIAHLCKERKVDSVIKCLDQMIHRRCNPNEGTFNAIAVLCEEGMVQEAFSIIQSLANKQKCSTNEFYKNVITSLSRKGNTFPAFQILYEMTKRGFTPDSYTYSSLIRGLCLEGMLDEAMEIFKVMEENNIRPDTDNFNALVLGFCKSRRTDLSLQVFEMMIEKGRMPNEMTYTILVEGIAHEGELELAAKVLKELHLRHVMSPNTVERLVMQYDFEDLPV; encoded by the coding sequence ATGGCAGTTCTTGTAAATTCAGTGTATCCTATTGCACACCCATCACCAGAAAGTACTAGAAACAGTTGTAGGTTCTTTTCCCACATCAGGAATCTCCAACCACTTTCGCTCAGCAAGGGATTTTCTAGAGTTTTGGCAACTACCCAGATCACCATTTCTCCAAAGGACACTGTTTTCACCTTACCCAACTGGAGGGCTGCCAAGAATAACAGAAGAAGTAGGGAAGTCAGACTAATTGATGCCTTTCTGCACTTAGAGTCTATGGTAGGGAAGGGCCAAAAGCCTGATGTGGCTCAAGCAACTCAGCTCTTATATGACCTTTGCAAGGCAAATAAGATGAGAAAAGCTGTCAGGGTGATTGAAATGATGGTTTCTGCAGGCATTATACCTGATGCAGCTTCTTATACATTCTTGGTGAATTATTTGTGTAAAAGAGGTAATATTGGGTATGCAATGCAGTTGGTTGAAAAAATGGAGGAGTATGGCTATCCAACCAATACCATTACCTATAATTCGCTTGTTAGAGGGCTTTGTGTGCGTGGAAACTTGAACCAAAGCTTGCAGCTTTTGGATAGACTGATACAGAAGGGGCTGGTCCCAAATGTTTATACCTACTCCTTCTTGCTTGAAGCTGCTTATAAGGAAAGAGGGGTCAATGAAGCCATGAAGCTCCTGCAAGAGATAATTGCTAAAGGTGGAAAGCCTAATTTGGTCAGTTACAATGTTTTGTTAACTGGGTTGTGCAAGGAAGGTAGGACTGACGAGGCTTTGCGGTTCTTCAGGAATTTGCCTTCGATGGGGTTTGATCCGAATGTTGTGAGTTATAACATTGTACTGAGGAGCTTGTGTTATGACGGTAGGTGGGAAGAGGCAAATGAGCTTCTGTCTGAGATGGAAGGTGAGGATCGGTCTCCTTCCatagttacatataatatcttaattgGTTCACTTGCACTTCATGGTAGAACTGAACATGCTCTTGAAGTTTTGGATGAAATGGTGAGAGGTCGGTTCAAGCCTACTGCTGCCAGCTACAATCCCATAATTGCTCATCTCTGCAAAGAGAGGAAGGTGGATAGTGTGATTAAGTGTCTAGACCAAATGATTCATCGGCGATGTAATCCTAATGAGGGAACATTCAATGCTATTGCCGTGCTCTGTGAGGAAGGGATGGTGCAAGAGGCATTCTCTATAATTCAGAGCCTTGCTAACAAACAAAAGTGCTCCACCAACGAGTTCTACAAAAATGTAATTACAAGCTTGTCTAGGAAAGGGAACACCTTCCCAGCGTTTCAGATTTTATATGAAATGACCAAGCGTGGTTTCACTCCAGATTCTTATACGTATTCATCCTTGATCAGAGGGTTGTGTTTGGAGGGTATGCTAGATGAGGCCATGGAGATTTTCAAGGTAAtggaagaaaacaacattaGGCCTGATACCGACAATTTCAATGCCCTTGTACTTGGCTTCTGCAAATCTCGAAGAACAGATTTGTCCTTGCAGGTTTTCGAGATGATGATCGAGAAAGGGCGTATGCCTAATGAAATGACCTATACCATTCTCGTGGAAGGGATTGCACATGAAGGAGAACTGGAGCTGGCAGCCAAAGTTTTGAAAGAGTTGCACCTGAGACATGTTATGAGTCCGAATACAGTGGAAAGACTTGTTATGCAGTATGACTTTGAGGATTTACCAGTATAG